One Kribbella sp. NBC_00662 genomic region harbors:
- a CDS encoding TetR/AcrR family transcriptional regulator, which translates to MSTSATPRERLLDAAGELFYRDGVNIGVDALCKAAGVSKKSMYQLFRSKDELIAESLASRGPAYQTLLHPGAEDDRSPRERILTVFERQDDLVASGNYLGCPYVSTAVELKNPEHPGSVVARHFKQQLTDFFHRELVKAGAEDPSTLAIQLTMVFDGANARAVVRAQPLGGIGAVTAAALLDAAGVHAGELALS; encoded by the coding sequence ATGAGCACTTCGGCGACACCCCGTGAGCGACTGCTGGACGCCGCGGGGGAACTCTTCTACCGCGACGGCGTCAACATCGGAGTGGACGCGCTCTGCAAGGCGGCCGGGGTGTCGAAGAAGTCGATGTACCAGTTGTTCCGGTCGAAGGACGAGCTGATCGCGGAGAGCCTGGCCAGCCGCGGTCCGGCGTACCAGACCTTGCTGCACCCGGGGGCCGAGGACGACCGGTCGCCGCGGGAGCGGATCCTGACCGTGTTCGAGCGCCAGGACGATCTGGTTGCTTCGGGCAACTACCTTGGCTGCCCCTACGTGAGTACGGCGGTGGAGCTGAAGAACCCGGAGCACCCGGGGTCGGTGGTGGCCCGGCACTTCAAGCAGCAGCTCACCGACTTCTTCCACCGCGAGCTGGTGAAGGCCGGCGCCGAGGACCCGTCGACGCTGGCGATCCAGCTCACGATGGTCTTCGACGGCGCGAACGCGCGAGCGGTCGTCCGCGCCCAGCCGCTCGGCGGCATCGGTGCCGTGACGGCGGCGGCGTTGCTGGACGCGGCCGGCGTGCACGCGGGTGAGCTTGCCCTCAGCTGA
- a CDS encoding M48 family metalloprotease, protein MLSVLGYHRAVLAFVRRVDERAWTALHGGPEGDVGDVLLRNAYRLEEDAHPVVHRAGRRAAEALGVAEEVEYFQVSGEPNAAYIHQAKPVILFQGPLLDRLDEDELTAVIGHELAHRLLWEAEDGGYLAVDRLLDAAAGDARTPSQYLETHRRWSLATELFADRGALTACGDLQTTIRALLKLETGLSTADPAAYLRQAESLDLRSGSRGTTHPEAVGRAWALKNWVDGEYVEEFVTGPLDVDAPDLLDAALLRELSRDFAGLIAQTEGLRTDAVATAAAGFVDAPAEPGGTVRFDEPLTVRPVDGAPMPRPRPLAAATTRYLCYLLLDLATADPDAGDAGLIGSLALARRSGLPGYVDVADDELGWSDKQRARFVQASEVVG, encoded by the coding sequence ATGTTGTCAGTCCTCGGGTATCACCGGGCCGTCCTGGCGTTCGTTCGCCGGGTGGACGAGCGTGCCTGGACGGCGCTGCACGGTGGGCCGGAGGGCGATGTCGGCGACGTGCTGTTGCGGAATGCATACCGGCTGGAGGAGGACGCGCATCCGGTCGTACATCGGGCGGGGCGACGGGCCGCCGAGGCGCTCGGGGTGGCGGAGGAGGTCGAGTACTTCCAGGTGAGTGGCGAGCCGAATGCGGCGTACATTCACCAGGCGAAGCCGGTCATCCTCTTCCAGGGACCGTTGCTCGATCGGCTGGACGAGGACGAGCTGACCGCGGTGATCGGGCACGAGCTCGCGCATCGGCTGTTGTGGGAGGCCGAGGACGGTGGGTACCTCGCGGTCGACAGGCTGCTCGACGCGGCGGCCGGTGACGCGCGGACGCCTTCGCAGTACCTCGAGACACATCGGCGGTGGTCGTTGGCGACCGAGCTGTTCGCGGACCGGGGCGCGCTGACGGCATGCGGTGACCTGCAGACCACGATCCGTGCGTTGCTGAAGCTGGAGACCGGCCTGAGTACGGCCGACCCCGCGGCGTACCTGCGGCAGGCGGAGTCGCTGGATCTGCGCTCGGGGAGTCGTGGGACCACACATCCTGAGGCCGTCGGGCGGGCCTGGGCGTTGAAGAACTGGGTCGACGGTGAGTACGTCGAGGAGTTCGTGACCGGGCCGCTCGACGTTGACGCGCCGGACCTGCTCGACGCCGCGCTGCTGCGCGAGCTGAGCCGGGACTTTGCCGGTCTCATCGCGCAGACCGAGGGCCTCCGGACCGATGCGGTGGCTACGGCGGCTGCCGGCTTCGTGGACGCTCCGGCCGAGCCAGGGGGAACTGTGCGGTTCGACGAGCCGTTGACAGTGCGTCCGGTGGATGGGGCCCCGATGCCACGACCGAGACCGCTGGCGGCGGCGACCACGCGGTACCTCTGCTACCTACTGCTCGATCTCGCGACCGCCGATCCGGATGCCGGCGACGCCGGACTGATCGGGTCGCTGGCCCTCGCGCGGCGGTCGGGGCTGCCGGGGTACGTCGATGTCGCGGATGACGAGCTGGGATGGAGTGACAAGCAACGAGCGAGGTTCGTGCAGGCTTCGGAGGTGGTCGGATGA
- a CDS encoding ABC transporter ATP-binding protein: MENVVEHSLAADGLAVGYDQREIIHDLSVRIPTGKITVIVGANACGKSTLLKTLARLLKPSRGTVLLDGKSIQQIPTREVATKLGLLPQSPTAPEGITVADLVGRGRYPRTRWIQQWSKSDDEAVAEAMTSTDVLSIADRPIDELSGGQRQRVWIAMALAQETDILLLDEPTTFLDLTHQIEVLDLLVDLNKSDDRTIVLVLHDLNQACRFGDHLIAMKDGAIVAEGNPTEVITEDVVQDVFGLAVKVVPDPVAGTPLVVPIGRHTTRDNSSGSEAAEVASGSNPAAAALAASAAANGICRPS, translated from the coding sequence ATGGAGAACGTTGTGGAACACAGCTTGGCTGCTGACGGTCTTGCGGTCGGGTACGACCAGCGGGAGATCATCCACGACCTGTCGGTGCGCATCCCCACCGGGAAGATCACGGTCATCGTCGGCGCCAACGCGTGCGGCAAGTCGACACTGCTGAAGACCCTGGCGCGGTTGCTCAAGCCGTCGCGCGGGACCGTGCTGCTGGACGGCAAGAGCATCCAGCAGATCCCGACACGTGAGGTGGCGACCAAGCTCGGTCTGCTGCCGCAGTCGCCGACCGCGCCGGAGGGGATCACGGTCGCAGACCTGGTCGGGCGTGGCCGGTACCCGCGGACGCGGTGGATCCAGCAGTGGTCGAAGTCCGACGACGAGGCGGTCGCGGAGGCGATGACGTCGACCGACGTGTTGTCGATCGCTGACCGGCCGATCGACGAGCTGTCCGGTGGGCAGCGGCAGCGGGTGTGGATCGCGATGGCGCTGGCGCAGGAGACCGACATCCTGCTGCTGGACGAGCCGACCACGTTCCTGGACCTGACGCATCAGATCGAAGTGCTCGATCTGCTCGTCGATCTGAACAAGTCCGACGACCGTACGATCGTGCTCGTGCTGCACGACCTCAACCAGGCCTGCCGGTTCGGCGACCATCTGATCGCGATGAAGGACGGCGCAATCGTTGCCGAGGGCAACCCAACCGAGGTGATCACCGAGGACGTGGTCCAGGACGTCTTCGGCCTGGCCGTCAAGGTCGTCCCCGACCCGGTCGCCGGTACGCCGCTGGTCGTACCGATCGGCCGGCACACCACCCGTGACAACTCCTCCGGCTCGGAGGCCGCGGAGGTCGCCTCGGGGAGCAACCCCGCGGCAGCCGCCCTGGCCGCCAGCGCCGCGGCCAACGGGATCTGTCGCCCGAGCTGA
- a CDS encoding siderophore-interacting protein, producing MTTVLERPIEFDSLLATVAAVEDLSPHLRRVTFVAPRIAEAVTAGPDQRIKVLLAPPNGAGIRLPSGPEWYTDWCAQPVDERFIMRTYTVRALRPEVAELDVEFVLHGVNGPASAWVSEAQVGDAVGLLLPFAVDTTSVKGLLHSGVDYVPPASSVQRILVADETALPAVAGILEELPAGVRATVFIAVPDAADVRALPGNADITWITDGSLLEALKSAELPFAPDYAWVAGESSMIKSVRRHLVNVVGIPKAAISFQGYWKRGEAHC from the coding sequence ATGACGACTGTGCTCGAGCGACCGATCGAGTTCGACTCGCTCCTGGCCACCGTGGCGGCCGTCGAGGACCTGAGCCCGCATCTGCGCCGCGTGACGTTCGTCGCACCGCGGATCGCGGAGGCGGTGACCGCCGGGCCGGACCAGCGGATCAAGGTCCTCCTCGCGCCCCCGAACGGCGCCGGTATCAGGCTGCCGTCCGGCCCCGAGTGGTACACCGACTGGTGCGCGCAGCCGGTCGACGAGCGTTTCATCATGCGGACGTACACCGTGCGCGCACTCCGCCCGGAGGTCGCCGAGCTTGATGTCGAGTTCGTCCTGCACGGAGTCAACGGGCCGGCTTCGGCATGGGTCAGCGAGGCTCAGGTCGGCGACGCGGTCGGTCTGCTGCTGCCGTTCGCGGTCGACACGACGAGCGTCAAGGGCCTGCTCCACTCCGGCGTCGACTACGTGCCGCCGGCGAGCAGCGTGCAACGGATCCTGGTCGCCGACGAGACGGCGCTTCCGGCGGTGGCGGGCATCCTCGAGGAGCTCCCGGCCGGAGTACGTGCCACCGTGTTCATCGCCGTACCGGATGCTGCCGACGTACGGGCGCTGCCGGGGAACGCCGACATCACCTGGATCACCGACGGATCGTTGCTCGAGGCGCTCAAGTCGGCGGAGCTGCCGTTCGCCCCGGACTACGCCTGGGTCGCCGGCGAGTCGTCGATGATCAAGTCGGTACGCCGTCACCTGGTCAACGTCGTCGGGATACCGAAGGCCGCGATCTCCTTCCAGGGGTACTGGAAGCGCGGCGAAGCGCACTGCTGA
- a CDS encoding alginate lyase family protein, which translates to MRKKPLVLAAACAALVAGTLSSPAVASSSAPAREDAPATFTHPGVGVSRAQLDFVKAKVQAGAQPWTNAFNQAKNSAYASLSRTPTPRAVVECGPYSNPNLGCTNEREDAIAAYTDALLWYLTGNTAYAQKSIQLMDAWSATIQDHTNSNAPLQTAWSASSWPKAAEIIKYLYGNWPNSGRFATMLRNVYVPEMINGSNSNGNWELSMTEALQGIGVFLEDKTIYDKAISLYRLRVPAYVYLESDGALPKTVPSQNLNTRDKIVSYWQGQGTFVTGLTQETCRDFTHTGYGISSISHVLETARIQGIDMYPEFGERLRQALGFQSRWERNLEPVPSWLCKGTVNRGLGPITEVGYNALHTRLGIAMANTQALTESRRPAGSNNLFVAWETLTHAENPS; encoded by the coding sequence ATGAGAAAGAAACCTCTGGTCCTGGCCGCAGCCTGTGCTGCGCTGGTTGCCGGGACCCTCAGCAGCCCCGCAGTCGCGTCCTCGAGCGCTCCGGCGAGAGAAGACGCACCGGCCACGTTCACCCATCCGGGTGTGGGAGTGAGCCGGGCCCAGCTCGACTTCGTCAAGGCAAAGGTGCAGGCCGGGGCGCAGCCCTGGACGAATGCGTTCAACCAGGCGAAGAACAGTGCGTACGCCTCGCTGTCCCGGACGCCTACGCCGCGCGCCGTCGTGGAATGCGGTCCGTACTCGAACCCGAACCTCGGCTGCACCAATGAGCGTGAGGACGCGATCGCGGCGTACACCGACGCCCTGCTCTGGTACCTGACCGGCAACACCGCCTACGCGCAGAAGTCGATCCAGTTGATGGACGCGTGGTCGGCGACGATCCAGGATCACACCAACAGCAACGCGCCGCTGCAGACGGCCTGGTCCGCGTCGTCGTGGCCGAAAGCCGCGGAGATCATCAAGTACCTGTACGGGAACTGGCCGAACTCGGGCCGGTTCGCGACCATGCTGCGCAACGTCTACGTACCGGAGATGATCAACGGCTCGAACTCCAACGGGAACTGGGAGCTGAGCATGACCGAGGCCCTCCAGGGCATCGGGGTGTTCCTCGAGGACAAGACCATCTACGACAAGGCGATCTCGCTGTACCGGCTGCGGGTCCCGGCGTACGTGTATCTGGAGTCGGACGGTGCGCTGCCGAAGACGGTGCCGAGCCAGAACCTCAACACCCGCGACAAGATCGTCAGCTACTGGCAGGGTCAGGGGACGTTCGTGACAGGCTTGACTCAGGAGACCTGCCGCGACTTCACCCACACCGGCTACGGCATCTCGTCGATCTCACATGTGCTGGAGACGGCCAGGATCCAGGGCATCGACATGTATCCGGAGTTCGGTGAACGGCTCCGCCAGGCGCTCGGATTCCAGTCCCGCTGGGAGCGCAACCTCGAGCCGGTGCCGTCCTGGCTCTGCAAGGGCACGGTGAATCGCGGCCTCGGCCCGATCACCGAGGTCGGCTACAACGCGCTGCACACGCGGCTGGGGATCGCGATGGCGAACACCCAGGCGCTGACCGAGTCCCGTCGCCCGGCGGGTTCGAACAACCTGTTCGTCGCCTGGGAGACGCTGACCCACGCGGAGAATCCGTCCTAG
- a CDS encoding serine/threonine-protein kinase: MSVTGGPPSIHAEEVEDERLGPYRLIRRLGQGGMGVVYLAEGPEHQEVALKVLRPHVAHDPIARARLQREATTLQKVDHPGVAGILDHDLEAERPYLVTRFVPGRPLDEQVDERGPLTPRKWLPLAGCLAESLQAIHAVGVIHRDLKPGNVMMFNGKPVMIDFGIAQAADDLRLTQTGLVIGTPGYLAPELIEGEMVSQSADWWGWAATVAFAATGRRPFGKGPFEAVLARVHSGQADLDGLDPRLKPLLAAALSPSKADRPTQDEIMDGLSRYSEGRDALAPRETPTVAAVPPTRLVTKVMPTEEVADGPTPTEVAQLVPPVIPPLSAFAPLADKIRDAAAKKPVAEVPQHPATYSPAPNAAAPAGMPLPYQSGPPAPYAQPYPQPYQQAGPPAPVQPAQPAQPAQPTKAPPTGRRTAVVVGFMIALTGLIALTPVVGSAVAVLLLVLARTVDRSSTALMRRRQVRGRSGKSDGVIAAAASPLQLVMAFLITLPCLILPLISAVVVGGIVTAVAATTYDLDWQPLSAVGFGSAALTALFFVWWGPGGSSLRRGAHIAARNTFRAHWLAALIAVVLLAIGGITFYKATQGAGADWARNPIETPNIERPTLGDLRNAPFIRDLPIIGN, translated from the coding sequence ATGTCAGTCACAGGGGGACCGCCTTCCATCCATGCGGAGGAGGTGGAGGACGAGCGGCTCGGGCCGTACCGGTTGATCCGGCGGCTCGGCCAGGGCGGCATGGGAGTCGTCTACCTCGCCGAAGGCCCTGAGCACCAGGAAGTCGCTCTCAAGGTACTGCGGCCGCACGTCGCTCACGACCCGATCGCACGGGCCCGGTTGCAGCGCGAAGCGACGACCCTGCAGAAGGTGGACCACCCCGGTGTGGCCGGCATCCTCGACCACGACCTGGAGGCCGAACGGCCCTACCTGGTGACTCGGTTCGTCCCCGGCCGCCCGCTGGACGAGCAGGTGGACGAGCGCGGCCCATTGACCCCGCGCAAGTGGCTGCCGCTGGCCGGCTGCCTGGCCGAGTCGCTGCAGGCGATCCACGCGGTCGGTGTGATCCACCGCGACCTGAAGCCCGGCAACGTGATGATGTTCAACGGCAAGCCGGTGATGATCGACTTCGGCATCGCCCAGGCCGCCGACGACCTGCGACTCACCCAGACCGGCCTGGTGATCGGTACGCCGGGCTACCTCGCGCCCGAGCTCATCGAGGGCGAGATGGTGTCGCAGTCCGCGGACTGGTGGGGCTGGGCGGCCACTGTCGCGTTCGCCGCGACCGGACGCCGGCCTTTCGGCAAGGGACCATTCGAGGCGGTGCTTGCACGGGTGCACTCCGGCCAGGCCGACCTGGACGGACTTGATCCACGACTCAAGCCACTGCTCGCCGCGGCGCTCTCACCGAGCAAGGCCGACCGGCCGACGCAGGACGAGATCATGGACGGTCTCAGCCGGTACTCCGAGGGCCGAGACGCGCTCGCCCCACGCGAGACGCCGACGGTGGCCGCCGTACCGCCGACTCGGCTCGTGACCAAGGTGATGCCGACGGAGGAAGTAGCCGACGGCCCAACTCCAACTGAAGTCGCGCAACTGGTTCCGCCGGTGATCCCACCGCTGTCGGCGTTCGCGCCGCTCGCGGACAAGATCCGGGATGCTGCCGCGAAGAAGCCGGTCGCGGAGGTTCCGCAGCACCCAGCGACGTACAGCCCGGCTCCTAACGCGGCTGCTCCCGCTGGCATGCCGCTGCCGTACCAGAGCGGTCCGCCCGCGCCGTACGCACAGCCCTACCCGCAGCCGTACCAGCAGGCCGGCCCGCCTGCTCCCGTGCAGCCTGCTCAACCTGCGCAACCTGCGCAACCGACCAAGGCTCCGCCGACCGGTCGGCGTACGGCGGTCGTCGTCGGCTTCATGATCGCGTTGACCGGACTGATCGCGCTGACCCCGGTGGTCGGCTCGGCTGTCGCCGTCCTACTGCTCGTGCTCGCGCGGACGGTCGACCGTTCGAGTACGGCGCTGATGCGGCGCCGTCAGGTCCGCGGACGGTCCGGCAAGTCGGACGGCGTCATCGCCGCGGCCGCCAGCCCGCTGCAGCTGGTGATGGCCTTCCTGATCACGCTGCCCTGCTTGATCCTGCCGCTGATCTCAGCGGTTGTTGTCGGCGGCATCGTCACAGCCGTCGCCGCCACGACGTACGACCTCGACTGGCAGCCGCTGTCGGCCGTCGGCTTCGGTAGCGCCGCGCTGACCGCGCTCTTCTTCGTGTGGTGGGGCCCCGGCGGCAGCTCACTGCGTCGAGGCGCCCACATCGCGGCGCGCAACACGTTCCGCGCGCACTGGCTGGCCGCGCTGATCGCCGTCGTACTGCTGGCAATCGGCGGCATCACGTTCTACAAGGCGACGCAGGGCGCCGGCGCGGACTGGGCGCGGAACCCGATCGAGACCCCGAACATCGAGCGGCCGACGCTCGGCGATCTGCGCAACGCGCCGTTCATCCGGGACCTCCCCATCATCGGCAACTGA
- a CDS encoding PPOX class F420-dependent oxidoreductase: MEIPGEFHDLLASKAIAMVGTIGRRGEPQVTPLWFLWDGERVRISLVEGRQKLRNLQRNPAISLVVVDPARPTYYVELRGRIDDLVPDPELSLEQAVATKYTGSWTDVEPAGTTRYATSIVVEKITSQLGH, from the coding sequence GTGGAGATTCCTGGTGAGTTTCATGACCTGCTGGCTTCGAAGGCGATCGCGATGGTCGGGACGATCGGCAGGCGCGGCGAACCGCAGGTGACGCCGCTGTGGTTCCTCTGGGACGGCGAGCGGGTGCGTATCAGCCTGGTCGAGGGGCGGCAGAAGCTGCGCAACCTGCAGCGGAACCCGGCGATCTCGCTGGTCGTCGTCGACCCGGCCCGGCCGACGTACTACGTCGAGCTGCGCGGCCGGATCGACGACCTGGTGCCGGATCCGGAGCTGTCGCTGGAGCAGGCGGTCGCGACGAAGTACACCGGCAGCTGGACCGACGTCGAGCCTGCCGGTACGACGCGGTACGCGACGAGCATCGTGGTCGAGAAGATCACCAGCCAGCTCGGCCACTAG
- a CDS encoding FecCD family ABC transporter permease, protein MTAEAVHVIARARAARQTRSLVVIVVLAVVVFATFCVSLSLGDFKIPVIDVVKTLFGGGDHATEFIVNTLRLPRALTGLLVGAALGLSGAIFQSIARNPLASPDIIGVTYGASAFAVFAIVTLGVTGVAVSAFAIVGAVLTAFIMYVLAWWHGVSSYRLILIGIGIGAIATSITSYLLTKARVEIAQQALIWLTGSLNGRDWSNVRSLAITFVVLLPFMVILVHQLRILQLGDETAYGLGLRVEASRLGLIVIAVLLAAVATAAAGPIGFVAFVAPPIARRLTRSPGPAMIASGLLGALVVALSDLVAQHAFGDTQLPVGVVTGVVGAPYLMFLLARTNRVGSGG, encoded by the coding sequence GTGACGGCCGAAGCGGTTCATGTCATCGCGAGGGCGCGCGCCGCCCGGCAGACCCGTTCACTGGTCGTCATCGTCGTGCTGGCTGTCGTGGTGTTCGCGACCTTCTGCGTCTCGTTGTCGCTGGGAGACTTCAAGATCCCGGTGATCGACGTGGTGAAGACGCTGTTCGGCGGCGGTGACCACGCGACCGAGTTCATCGTCAACACGCTTCGGTTGCCCAGGGCGCTCACCGGTCTGCTCGTCGGTGCGGCGCTGGGCCTGTCCGGCGCGATCTTCCAGAGCATCGCCCGCAACCCGCTGGCCAGCCCGGACATCATCGGTGTGACGTACGGCGCCAGTGCGTTCGCCGTGTTCGCGATCGTGACTCTGGGCGTGACCGGCGTCGCGGTGTCGGCGTTCGCGATCGTCGGCGCGGTGCTGACCGCGTTCATCATGTACGTGCTGGCGTGGTGGCACGGGGTGTCGAGTTACCGGTTGATCCTGATCGGCATCGGGATCGGTGCGATCGCGACCAGCATCACGTCGTACCTGTTGACGAAGGCGCGGGTGGAGATAGCCCAGCAGGCGCTGATCTGGCTGACCGGGAGTCTGAACGGGCGGGACTGGTCGAACGTCCGGTCGCTCGCGATCACGTTCGTGGTCCTGCTGCCGTTCATGGTGATCCTCGTGCATCAGTTGCGGATCCTGCAGTTGGGCGACGAGACGGCGTACGGGCTGGGGTTGCGGGTGGAGGCGTCGCGGCTCGGGCTGATCGTGATCGCCGTACTGCTGGCCGCCGTGGCGACTGCCGCGGCTGGGCCGATCGGGTTCGTGGCGTTCGTGGCGCCGCCGATCGCACGGCGGCTGACCCGCTCGCCGGGGCCGGCGATGATCGCGTCCGGGTTGCTCGGGGCGCTGGTGGTGGCGTTGTCGGATCTGGTGGCACAGCACGCGTTCGGGGACACGCAGTTGCCGGTCGGCGTGGTGACCGGCGTGGTGGGTGCCCCGTACCTGATGTTCCTGCTGGCCCGGACCAACCGTGTCGGAAGTGGTGGCTGA
- a CDS encoding DUF1330 domain-containing protein has protein sequence MTQRMKAYAIAYLRNVRMGDDIVEYLERIDETLAPYDGHFLVHGATPEQIEGDWEGAPIVIEFPDYDHLRDWYESPDYREILPLRTENSDGVVIFVEGVDRKHKATDVLV, from the coding sequence ATGACACAGAGAATGAAGGCCTACGCGATCGCCTACCTGCGCAACGTCCGGATGGGCGACGACATCGTCGAGTACCTCGAGCGGATCGACGAGACGCTCGCGCCGTACGACGGTCACTTCCTCGTGCACGGGGCGACCCCCGAGCAGATCGAGGGCGACTGGGAGGGCGCGCCGATCGTGATCGAGTTCCCCGACTACGACCATCTGCGGGACTGGTACGAGTCGCCCGACTACCGCGAGATCCTGCCGCTGCGGACCGAGAACTCCGACGGCGTGGTGATCTTCGTCGAGGGCGTCGACCGCAAGCACAAGGCCACCGACGTGCTGGTCTGA
- a CDS encoding SDR family oxidoreductase: MTTLDGAVVLVTGGQRGIGKAIVDDLLTRGAAKVYATARAPKPSTDPRVVPLPLEITDQASIDALAEAAPDVTILINNAGASSPDTYLDSTIEDVRAVFDANFFGPLQLTRAFVPIIERNGGGHILNAHSVLSWVARHGAYSASKAAFWLQTNAIRVELLNRGIGVTGLHMGYVDTDMASQVTAPKSRPEDIAKQALDGIESGAHEVLADDITRGAKAAMSGDLTAVYPELADISH, translated from the coding sequence ATGACCACACTCGATGGCGCTGTCGTCCTCGTCACCGGCGGCCAGCGCGGCATCGGCAAGGCGATCGTCGACGACCTGCTCACCCGCGGCGCGGCCAAGGTCTACGCCACCGCCCGTGCTCCGAAGCCGAGCACGGACCCGCGCGTCGTACCGCTGCCGCTCGAGATCACCGACCAGGCCTCGATCGACGCCCTGGCCGAGGCCGCTCCGGATGTCACGATCCTGATCAACAACGCCGGCGCGAGCTCGCCGGACACCTACCTGGACAGCACGATCGAGGACGTCCGCGCCGTCTTCGACGCGAACTTCTTCGGACCGCTGCAGCTGACCCGAGCCTTCGTCCCGATCATCGAGCGCAACGGCGGCGGCCACATCCTGAACGCCCACTCGGTCCTGTCCTGGGTCGCCCGGCATGGCGCGTACTCCGCGAGCAAGGCGGCGTTCTGGCTGCAGACGAACGCGATCCGCGTGGAGCTGCTCAACCGCGGCATCGGCGTCACCGGCCTGCACATGGGGTACGTCGACACCGACATGGCCAGCCAGGTCACCGCCCCGAAGTCCCGCCCCGAGGACATCGCCAAGCAGGCCCTCGACGGCATCGAGTCCGGCGCCCACGAGGTCCTCGCCGACGACATCACCCGCGGCGCGAAGGCGGCCATGTCCGGCGACCTGACCGCTGTCTACCCCGAGCTCGCGGACATCAGCCACTGA
- a CDS encoding FecCD family ABC transporter permease, producing MPPPSAVASTDPDLAAAPARPRRRARRTTLVLGLVGCVVLLILVMLLSIAIGSKQIPLPTVIDALRHYNESNTDHVIVRSLRVPRTLIGLMVGAALGLSGALMQGVTRNPLADPGILGVNGGAALFVVGGIYWFGLSTLTAYVWLAFAGAAAASVAVYFLGSLGREGATPVKLALAGAALTAMLGSLTTALLIGDVDTFDQFRFWSVGSFAGRGSDVAAQVAPFILVGVVLSLFCGRVLNAMSLGDDVAKSLGQRVGLARLFVAVVVVLLCGAATAAAGPIGFIGLTIPHVARLVTGPDYRWILPYSMLLAPILLLGSDVIGRVVALPGELQVGIVTAVLGAPFFIVLVRRRKLADL from the coding sequence ATGCCTCCGCCTAGTGCTGTCGCCTCCACCGACCCCGACCTGGCAGCCGCTCCCGCGCGTCCTCGACGCCGGGCCCGGCGGACCACGCTCGTCCTCGGCCTGGTCGGCTGCGTCGTGCTGCTGATCCTGGTGATGTTGCTCAGCATCGCGATCGGTTCGAAGCAGATCCCGCTGCCGACGGTGATCGATGCCCTGCGCCACTACAACGAGTCGAACACCGATCACGTGATCGTTCGCTCGCTGCGGGTGCCGCGGACGCTGATCGGTCTGATGGTCGGGGCCGCGCTCGGGCTGTCGGGGGCGTTGATGCAGGGCGTGACCCGCAACCCGCTCGCCGATCCGGGCATCCTCGGGGTGAACGGCGGCGCCGCGTTGTTCGTTGTCGGAGGCATCTACTGGTTCGGGTTGAGCACGCTGACGGCGTACGTCTGGCTTGCGTTCGCCGGCGCGGCGGCCGCGTCCGTAGCCGTCTATTTCCTCGGGTCGCTCGGGCGGGAAGGCGCGACGCCGGTGAAGCTCGCGCTGGCGGGTGCGGCGCTGACCGCGATGCTCGGCTCGTTGACGACGGCTCTGCTGATCGGTGACGTCGACACCTTCGACCAGTTCCGGTTCTGGTCGGTCGGCTCGTTCGCCGGCCGTGGCTCGGACGTGGCGGCCCAGGTGGCGCCGTTCATCCTGGTCGGGGTTGTGCTGTCGCTGTTCTGCGGGCGGGTGCTGAATGCGATGTCGCTGGGGGACGACGTGGCGAAGTCGCTCGGGCAGCGGGTCGGACTGGCCCGGTTGTTCGTTGCGGTTGTCGTCGTACTGCTCTGTGGTGCGGCGACTGCCGCGGCTGGTCCGATCGGGTTCATCGGGCTGACCATCCCGCACGTTGCGCGGCTGGTGACCGGGCCGGACTATCGATGGATCCTGCCGTACTCGATGCTGCTCGCGCCGATCCTGCTGCTCGGCTCGGACGTGATCGGCCGAGTCGTCGCGCTGCCGGGTGAGCTGCAGGTCGGGATCGTCACCGCGGTCCTCGGTGCACCCTTCTTCATCGTCCTGGTACGACGGCGGAAGCTGGCGGACCTGTGA